A genomic segment from Zygotorulaspora mrakii chromosome 1, complete sequence encodes:
- the ZRG17 gene encoding Zn(2+) transporter ZRG17 (similar to Saccharomyces cerevisiae ZRG17 (YNR039C); ancestral locus Anc_6.357) — protein sequence MKDSTARETEQQVPPFSPVGSTPVMNSIQEEDSPRVAQDGFQTPLKIHAESPFSNSSRQAPFTSNSLSRPNSSAHQFYLSKDGGANNSSSSLIYNTSFTFGDQAVAKGSTGESKRNSMKYVPEPQLAPPKSSRSPVRSSSPDARSRRSSQLEAPFNFSSMNAQGNNTYPSRTSFRKGHRYKHSSVSMNFFQEPEVKIPLNIAKSLPIPNFNDMINNLPWPKAYFQLFITFAQCIICIIVFQLGHSKNWNNYLTLSHFIIYDIIGSLIIILVENLSQFQVWSTGTITFPFGLNRIDVLLSFGLAVSLCFVGLDLVFHIVEECIVFFIENANEMEIENEDHDELASRIPHSHHSNNTFKLSDGDSNIWYSVLAINLLFSALSLYKIFYANTNSKLKTKNPVITIVFTAYLFLYPYLFNFMPVLSDHLATVVIAIFILIHGFKIAEWTSTILLMGFSTTALPASSLVHDPYSNEESQTDLKVKKSRKRALSTLPLSSPTHQSPQRSHSLLSGFSSFRKSAINQSYNSTILKSKIKEEVEKLSEFVSRCNLKYEDISIAKINFTSYIALVKLTLEGGSNDDELKVRLAMDTCIKKFLPSCETTIEIDRI from the coding sequence ATGAAGGATTCTACAGCGAGGGAAACGGAGCAACAGGTACCGCCTTTCTCTCCAGTTGGGTCAACTCCGGTCATGAACTCAATCCAAGAGGAGGACTCTCCTAGAGTTGCGCAAGACGGCTTTCAGACTCCGTTGAAAATTCATGCTGAAAGCCCTTTCTCAAACTCCTCAAGGCAAGCCCCTTTTACCAGCAATTCACTGTCACGACCAAATTCCTCCGCACATCAATTCTACCTTTCAAAGGATGGGGGTGCTAACAATTCAAGCTCCAGTTTGATATACAATACAAGCTTTACATTTGGCGATCAGGCGGTCGCAAAAGGCAGCACAGGTGAGTCGAAAAGAAACTCCATGAAATATGTACCGGAACCTCAATTGGCACCACCCAAATCTAGTAGATCCCCCGTCAGGTCGTCATCTCCGGATGCACGGTCAAGAAGATCGTCTCAGCTGGAGGCTCcgttcaatttttcatccatGAATGCGCAAGGAAATAATACATATCCATCTAGAACCTCTTTTCGTAAGGGACATAGATATAAGCACTCTTCCGTTTCCATGAACTTTTTCCAGGAGCCTGAGGTTAAAATTCCACTGAATATTGCTAAATCTCTACCTATTCCGAATTTCAATGACATGATCAACAATCTACCATGGCCGAAGGcttattttcaattatttaTCACTTTTGCACAATGCATAATTTGCATAATTGTTTTCCAATTGGGTCACTCTAAAAATTGGAACAATTATCTAACACTATCTCATTTTATCATATATGATATTATTGGATCATTAATAATTATACTTGTTGAAAATCTATCACAATTTCAAGTTTGGTCTACCGGTACTATCACTTTTCCATTTGGTCTAAATAGGATTGACGTATTGCTAAGTTTTGGTTTAGCCGtttctctttgttttgttGGTTTGGATTTAGTCTTCCATATAGTGGAAGAATGCAtcgtttttttcattgaaaatgccaatgaaatggaaattgaaaatgaggaTCATGACGAACTTGCATCAAGAATTCCACATTCtcatcattcaaataatACATTTAAACTTTCAGATGGTGATTCGAATATATGGTATTCCGTTCTGGCTATAAATTTACTGTTTTCTGCTTTATCGCTCTACAAAATCTTCTATGCTAATACGAactcaaaattgaaaacaaaaaatccAGTAATAACAATAGTCTTCACAGCATATTTGTTCTTGTATCCAtatttattcaattttatgCCCGTATTGTCTGATCACTTGGCCACTGTTGTAATTGCAATTTTCATCCTAATACATGGTTTTAAGATTGCCGAATGGACCTCGACTATTTTATTAATGGGGTTTTCAACAACTGCGTTACCAGCGTCAAGTTTGGTTCACGATCCTTATTCGAATGAAGAGAGTCAAACTGATTTAAAGGTGAAGAAGTCCAGAAAGAGAGCATTGAGCACATTACCACTTTCATCACCAACGCATCAGAGTCCTCAACGCTCGCATTCATTATTATCAGGGTTTTCAAGCTTTAGAAAGAGTGCAATTAATCAAAGTTACAATTCTACAATTTtaaaatccaaaattaaagaagaagttgaaaaactAAGTGAATTTGTATCAAGATGCAATTTGAAGTACGAAGATATTTCGATtgcaaaaataaattttaCGTCATATATTGCTCTAGTAAAACTCACTTTAGAAGGTGGCTCCAATGACGATGAGTTAAAGGTAAGGCTAGCCATGGATACTTgcataaaaaaatttttaccaTCCTGTGAGACAACCATAGAGATCGATAGGATATGA
- the AHC2 gene encoding Ahc2p (similar to Saccharomyces cerevisiae AHC2 (YCR082W); ancestral locus Anc_6.358), with product MLTPDSVRESVEEFQKRSLCEDVDYSMLSHQKDFLDNKLLQKKYFNKQLLLLYSQLERTRNYQEFVDVLMNNRSLLREIFTLEGQSFTSSLVEPELDLSFKFGIDVQEYINDDDELLALYGDDLL from the coding sequence ATGTTGACTCCCGACAGTGTTCGTGAATCTGTTGAGGAGTTTCAAAAGCGGAGCCTTTGTGAGGACGTAGACTATTCAATGCTGTCGCATCAGAAGGATTTTTTGGATAATAAGttgttgcaaaaaaaatactttaATAAGCAGCTCCTGTTGCTCTATTCGCAGCTGGAACGAACTAGAAATTATCAGgaatttgttgatgttTTGATGAATAACAGATCGCTTTTGCGAGAAATTTTTACACTGGAAGGGCAAAGTTTTACAAGTTCGCTGGTGGAACCTGAGTTAGATCTATCTTTTAAATTTGGAATAGACGTTCAGGAGTAtattaatgatgatgatgagtTGTTAGCTTTATATGGCGACGATTTACTGTAG
- the TRX3 gene encoding Trx3p (similar to Saccharomyces cerevisiae TRX3 (YCR083W); ancestral locus Anc_6.359) — translation MFARVSFRNLQKVSGLKLRSQSSYSKITKIANLKDFESLIKNPSLSVIDFYATWCGPCKAMAPHLSKLVEEYPKVDFYKVDVDESSDIAKNCEVTAMPTFVFAKGGKLLGKLVGANPSGLEKGIKDLSG, via the coding sequence ATGTTCGCAAGGGTCAGTTTTAGAAACTTACAAAAGGTTTCAGGCCTTAAATTGAGAAGTCAAAGTTCATATTCGAAGATTACGAAAATCgccaatttgaaagatttcgaaAGCTTGATTAAGAATCCTTCTTTGTCAGTAATCGACTTTTATGCAACATGGTGCGGACCCTGCAAAGCTATGGCACCACATTTGTCCAAGTTGGTCGAAGAGTATCCAAAGGTTGATTTTTATAAAGTTGACGTTGATGAGAGTTCCGATATTGCTAAAAACTGCGAGGTAACAGCAATGCCAACTTTTGTGTTTGCTAAAGGAGGTAAGTTGCTGGGCAAATTGGTTGGTGCTAATCCGAGTGGCCTCGAAAAGGGTATAAAAGACCTAAGCGGTTAG
- the MRX15 gene encoding Mrx15p (similar to Saccharomyces cerevisiae YNR040W; ancestral locus Anc_6.360): protein MSLPFSKVMSALMSKTSPEAIFQYRKPMSTKLGSLALSLVFSIYGATFADWSYESALTVYEEADDKTKKDWKFLIKTFGPMGLTVIPFSLALCAFFAPSRIVTKVKYIPKMYGEPECQLTRESLILGKPVHLTRPISELHRNEKTRVFTGDGEQGVDDKGSFFFILTDQNINVKSWVERYYLVPRSGKFWASDGRIFDALFGGDSIRDLELKARQSKDKKELKNIKQDRSALNEMIRTNYSRAKFHSGLKKEVEVSKNIVNQTKGLP, encoded by the coding sequence ATGAGTTTGCCCTTTTCCAAAGTCATGAGTGCGCTCATGTCAAAGACATCGCCTGAGgcaatttttcaatatcgaAAACCGATGTCAACTAAATTGGGCTCCCTCGCTTTATCACTGGTTTTCTCTATATATGGTGCTACATTTGCAGATTGGTCGTATGAATCAGCACTTACTGTCTACGAGGAAGCTGATGATAAGACAAAGAAAGATTGGAAGTTTCTGATAAAGACATTCGGACCCATGGGACTCACAGTGATCCCGTTCTCTTTGGCACTTTGTGCCTTTTTTGCACCTTCCAGAATTGTCACTAAGGTCAAATATATTCCAAAAATGTACGGTGAGCCTGAATGCCAACTCACTCGAGAATCTCTCATCCTGGGGAAACCAGTTCATCTGACAAGACCAATATCCGAATTGCatagaaatgaaaagacAAGAGTGTTTACCGGTGACGGTGAACAAGGCGTAGATGACAAaggttctttttttttcattcttacTGATCAAAATATTAACGTTAAGAGTTGGGTAGAGAGATACTATTTGGTTCCTAGATCAGGGAAATTCTGGGCATCCGATGGACGAATCTTTGACGCATTATTTGGAGGTGACTCGATACGGGATTTAGAGCTGAAGGCCAGGCAGAGTAAggacaaaaaagaattgaaaaatatcaagcaAGATAGATCAGCGTTGAATGAGATGATTCGAACTAATTATTCGAGAGCTAAGTTTCATTCTGgtctgaaaaaagaagttgaagtaTCTAAAAATATTGTAAACCAAACTAAGGGCCTTCCTTGA
- the COQ2 gene encoding 4-hydroxybenzoate octaprenyltransferase (similar to Saccharomyces cerevisiae COQ2 (YNR041C); ancestral locus Anc_6.361) has translation MLFYHGLGVKGLKDFSVRHARTRFLNGKFASPIIPAKSWLRFASSKISSEAFTPEQLKEAQLARLNGLGPYVSKLPKSIIPYAELMRLEKPVGTWLLYIPGTWAILMGAMEVSASLGQTLWMLGIFGIGSLIMRGAGCTINDLLDRDLDSKVLRTVERPIASGRVSPIKAKIFLAGQTAVGVGILAALPAQCWWLGLASLPLVFTYPLFKRFTYYPQAILSACFKWGAILGFPAMGVIDWPTMIPLYTGSFLWCMIYDTIYAHQDKEFDVKAGIKSTALAWGDKTKPICSVLATSQIALYAVAGINSGLIWGPGFIGGLSLFAYRLYTMIKNVDLNNPAACWKAFISNISTGLYFSYALFFDYILRLIGVL, from the coding sequence atgttGTTCTATCATGGACTTGGAGTAAAAGGCctcaaagatttttctgtAAGACATGCAAGAACGAGGTTCTTAAATGGTAAGTTCGCCTCACCCATTATTCCTGCCAAAAGTTGGTTAAGATTCGCCTCGAGTAAAATCTCTAGCGAGGCCTTCACTCCTgagcaattgaaagaagCACAATTGGCAAGGCTGAATGGATTAGGGCCATATGTATCTAAGTTGCCAAAGAGTATTATTCCGTATGCTGAGCTCATGAGACTGGAAAAGCCAGTGGGTACTTGGCTGCTTTACATCCCAGGCACTTGGGCCATCTTAATGGGGGCAATGGAAGTATCTGCATCCTTGGGACAAACCTTGTGGATGCTTGGTATATTCGGTATCGGATCCCTGATTATGAGGGGTGCTGGTTGCACGATAAATGATTTATTGGACCGTGATCTGGATAGTAAAGTCTTAAGAACTGTAGAAAGGCCAATTGCATCGGGAAGAGTATCTCCAATCAAAGCAAAGATTTTTCTAGCAGGCCAGACAGCTGTTGGGGTTGGTATACTCGCTGCGCTGCCTGCGCAATGCTGGTGGCTAGGTTTAGCATCATTGCCACTAGTATTCACGTATCCACTTTTCAAACGGTTTACATACTACCCGCAAGCTATTTTGAGTGCTTGCTTCAAATGGGGGGCAATTTTGGGGTTCCCAGCAATGGGCGTCATAGATTGGCCCACCATGATTCCATTGTACACTGGTAGTTTTCTCTGGTGTATGATATATGATACCATATATGCACATCAGGATAAGGAATTTGACGTCAAGGCGGGAATTAAATCAACTGCTTTAGCATGGGGTGACAAGACAAAACCAATCTGTAGTGTTCTCGCAACATCACAGATCGCATTATATGCTGTGGCAGGAATTAACAGTGGACTAATCTGGGGCCCGGGGTTTATTGGCGGATTATCCCTTTTTGCCTACAGATTATATACAATGATTAAAAACGTGGATTTGAACAATCCGGCTGCATGCTGGAAGGCATTCATCAGTAATATTAGTACAGGACTCTATTTTTCATACGCGTTATTCTTCGATTACATTCTAAGACTAATTGGAGTCTTGTAA
- the MVD1 gene encoding diphosphomevalonate decarboxylase MVD1 (similar to Saccharomyces cerevisiae MVD1 (YNR043W); ancestral locus Anc_6.362) yields the protein MTLFVASTTAPVNIATLKYWGKRDKTLNLPTNSSISVTLSQEDLRTLTSVCTGPEITEDKLWLNGSEESLKSERTQNCLADLRKLRMKLEDEDSNLPKMSKWNVVIVSENNFPTAAGLASSAAGFAALVMAIAKLYELPDSLSEISKIARKGSGSACRSLLGGYVAWEMGEKADGSDSKAVQIAPMEHWPNMKAAILVVSASKKDTPSTSGMQLTVGTSDLFQHRIKDVVPHRFVEMKQAVLEKDWPTFAELTMKDSNSFHATCLDSFPPIFYMNDVSKGIIKLCHFINAFYNETIVAYTFDAGPNAVLYYLEENESKLFAFIYELFAEVPGWDSKFSKDELTQFLSDFDSKISNQLKVELDKELYKGVTKVILTHIGPGPQSTDECLIDTKTGLPK from the exons ATGACTTTATTCGTCGCATCCACTACAGCTCCAGTAAACATTGCT ACATTGAAATACTGGGGTAAAAGAGAcaaaactttgaatttacCAACAAATTCATCCATTTCTGTGACCCTGTCTCAAGAAGATTTAAGAACGTTGACATCAGTTTGTACTGGCCCTGAGATTACAGAAGATAAATTGTGGTTGAATGGTAGTGAAGAATCATTGAAGAGTGAGAGGACTCAAAATTGTTTGGCAGATCTACGTAAACTGAGAATGAAGCTGGAAGATGAAGACTCAAATCTGCCTAAAATGTCCAAGTGGAATGTAGTTATTGTATCGGAAAACAACTTCCCAACTGCTGCAGGTTTGGCTTCATCTGCAGCAGGTTTTGCAGCTTTGGTGATGGCAATTGCAAAGCTCTATGAGCTTCCCGATTCGCTctcagaaatttcaaagattgcCAGAAAGGGCTCTGGTTCAGCCTGTAGATCTTTACTTGGTGGTTACGTCGCTTGGGAAATGGGTGAAAAAGCAGATGGTTCTGATTCAAAGGCAGTTCAGATAGCACCAATGGAGCATTGGCCAAACATGAAGGCAGCCATTTTGGTGGTTAGCGCTTCGAAAAAGGACACGCCTTCAACAAGCGGTATGCAGTTGACTGTGGGAACCTCTGACTTATTTCAGCATAGAATTAAAGATGTTGTGCCACACAGATTCGTCGAAATGAAGCAAGCAGTACTTGAGAAAGATTGGCCAACATTTGCTGAATTAACTATGAAGGATTCAAACTCTTTCCATGCTACTTGTTTAGACTCGTTCCCACCAATCTTTTACATGAACGATGTCTCGAAAGGGATTATCAAGCTGTGTCATTTCATTAACGCTTTCTACAATGAAACTATAGTTGCCTACACTTTTGATGCTGGTCCAAACGCTGTCTTGTACTacttggaagaaaatgaatcgAAACTGTTTGCATTTATTTATGAACTTTTTGCTGAAGTGCCAGGTTGGgattccaaattttcaaaagatgaattgaCTCAATTTCTCTCTGACTTCGATTCAAAGATCtcaaatcaattgaaagtCGAATTGGATAAGGAGCTGTATAAAGGAGTGACTAAAGTCATCTTGACCCATATTGGTCCAGGTCCGCAATCAACTGACGAATGTTTGATTGACACGAAGACTGGTCTAccaaaataa